DNA from Candidatus Methylocalor cossyra:
AATTCTGCGCCGAACAGGCCATCGACCACCGCCTGACGCCGCCGCGCCGGCCCCAAACCCACGGCCTGGTGGAGCGCTTCAACGGGCGCCTCGAGGAGGTTTTGCCAACCTATCGCTTCGACTCCGCGGCCGATTTGGAGACCACCCTGCACCGCTACGTCGCCCTGTACAACCACCACCTTCCACAACGGGCCTTGGCTCATCTCACTCCCGTCCAGGCCCTGAAAAATTGGCAAGCTTCACACCCTTATCTCTTTCAAAAGAAGGTTTATAAACAGGCGGGATTTGACAGCTAATGCAGCAGAACCTCCCATTCATCCGCGTTCCCATAGAGCCCTGGGTTCATGACAATGCACAATATAGGAATTCCCCATACTGGTGACAGTAACGCGCCCAGCCCTTATTTTCGACGAAAGCCCAATCATAGGGTGGAAAGAGCACCACCAGCGTGTCGTGCGGCAAATCCGATTTCAACAGGAAATCTTGATACTTTTCGCAGTCCGTTGTGCTGCGGGCACTATGGATACTATTGATTCTCCTTCCATAGCGAGCGGCCAGCATTTGAAACTCCTCGGAGTACGAGGCCAGGATTTCGGGCTTCACGGTGAGGCACTGGGTAGGGGGGTACAAAGCGATCCCGGGATGCGTCGCTACTAGGTGTTGCCAAGTAGGATCGGCGCTGATCGCACTAGCCGGTTTCTCGGCTACCACCACACGGCGTAGTTCCGAAGTATCCAGCCATTGCAATGAAGCCATCAGAAGAAATATCCATCCAGAAATATGCGGCTTAAAACCTCTGGCGATGCCCATCAGTACAGCCGCGAGCACGATATACCCCACCGGCCAGAAGAAACGGCCGGAAGAACGGAAAGTGCCCGTGATATTCTCCAAAAAATGGGGAACTGTGTAATCTAGAACGAGGTAATGGCCGAGATAGATGCGGTTAGACACGGCGAATGCGGTCAAGACAAGCGCCATGGCGGCCAACGGCCACTGCCGATAGAGTGCGGCGCGCTGTGCCACACCATGCCGGCCGACCAGCGCAAAAAGTGCCGGTATCGTACCGAGGAGCAAACCCAATCCGAAATAGTTGAACCCCTCCACCTGACCAGGGGAACCTCCAGTGGCGAAATGTCCGCTGTCCGGCAGCAAGCCGCTCTTACCCATGGCTCCGAGCGGAGCTAGCAGATTCATCGAGAACCAGCCGAAGCCACTGTCAGGCCGCATTATGCTCCTACCCACGGTCACATAACCGAAGGTCAGCATGATCCCCATCACCACGCTTATGACACAAAGTCCCAAAGCGACTGCATGGCGTAGCCCGAGCTGCGATAAAGCGGCCTTGCGCGCACCATACAGCAGAAAAAAGGGTATTTCCATCGCGAATATATAGGGATGGATCAGCAAGGCGCCGACAAGCAAAGCGGTCCATGCGGCAACTACGGCGGCAAAGCGGTCCGGCCGGTCATACCGAAAGTACATCACTAATCCGAAAATTAGCACGAATTGCCCACAGAGGGCTAAATGCCACAGCCAATAGCGAAACAGGAATGACGGCATGACGATAGCTAGTACTATGCCGGCGATGGTTTCCGGTATACGCCTGAGTTGCAAGTGTTCTAGGAGCAAAAGTGCCCCAATCGCTTGCCCGAACACGCAAATCCACAACCATATCACGGTGTAATTCACCATTTGCCCAGTAAGCTTGAACCATAGCTTGAATGGCAGGGCCAGCAAAGGGAGACTGTCTGTGAATACTATATTCAAAGGCGTTTCTATACCGGGGACGCGCACATTCAGCAGAGGGAAACGCCAGATGTCTTGGTAGAAGTAAAAGGCGCCAGCAAAACAGGCGGCTTGGTCACCTTTAGGAAAGGCTATGGCGGAAGAGCTACCGCTCATGACCGGCCAGGAAAATACCGCGGGCGCCAACGCTAACGCTAGCAATAACGCGACTATCAAACGCCAGCCAAAGGGAATTTCTTTCTTGAACAGAGGAAAAGAGGACGAATAGAAATAAGGTGACAGCATGATGCAGACAATTCTCTAACCAAAAGGGGATCGCTGTTGGCTATGTTCAGAGTAGCTGTTGGCCAGTAAACTGGGCCTGCAGACTCCAGCGGAGTGGAATATGAATACCGAATCGTTTCAAAGGCTTATGGTGGAACTGGAAGGATTGACAGACGAACAGCGCCGATGCGTGGCGGAGCGGGTCAAGACGCTGAGCGAACAAGCCGATAGCGCTCGCCTGATCGCCGAACGGCTTGGTGCGCCTACCGCCTGCGCTCATTGCGGAAACGCCGACGTCGTGCGGCACGGTCACTCCGCCGGCCACCAGCGCTACCTCTGTAAGGCGTGCGAAAGAACCTTCCAGGCGCTGACCGGCACACCGGTCCTGCACCTGCGCGACCGCGAGAAATGGTTGGCCTACGCATGAATGCATGAGCCAGGGCATGACCATCCGGGCCACCGCCAAGGCGGTCGGGTTGAGCGTGGACCGCGCCTTCCGCTGGCGCCACCGCTTCCTGGGCTTCCTGTCGGAGCAGCGGCCCACCGGACTGACGGGCGTAGTCGAGGCCGACGAAACGGTGTTCCGGCGCTCCTTCAAGGGCCAGCGCAAGAGCTTGCCGCGTGCGGCCAAGAAGCGTGGAGGGCCAGCACCGAAAAGTCAAGAAGGCGAACGGGTGAGCGTACTGGTGGCGATGCAGCGCGGAACCCGCCGTGCGACCGATCACGTGCTGGACGATCTGAGCGCCAGGACCATGACGGCGGCGTTGCGGCCCGAAATCGCCCCCGACGCCGTATTGAGCACGGACGGAAACCCCAGCTACCGCGTGGTGGCCGCCAACCTGGGCATTGATGCGGGCTGCTTTGTGGCCGGTTACGATGGTCCCGGTGGTGACGGCGTCTGGCACGTCCAGAATGTCAACGCCTACGACAGTCGCTTGAAGGGCTGGATGGGGCGGTTCCACGGGGTTGCCACCAAGTACCTCGGCAACTATCTCGGCTGGCGTCGATTGCTCGATCGCTTTCAGGATTCGGTAACTTCCCAGCAATTCCTGTTTCACGCCTTGCAACCGGAATATGTCAACAGCTAACCTGAACATAGCGTCGCTGTTTGCCCTGGATGACGAGCTGGTACCCATCGCAGTCTAGAGGCTGCCCACAGCTCACCGCCGCCCGGGTGTCATCTTTAGGTTACTATTTCTCCACATGAACTCCAAGGTTCCGCAAGCGAAGTCAGACGTTGGGTCAAAAATACACCACATCGTCATCTGTACGAGATAATCCTTACCTTTCCGCTGTCCCTATATTTATACTGTCCTGAGTCTTGCCCCGGTGCGCGATGAAATCCTCGTACGCTGTTTACTTCGGTTTCACCGTGAGCTTCCGGGACCAAGAAAAAAGCCTGGCTGGGCGCCGAATCATCACCGACGAAATTGCTCGGCACTGGACTTTGAGTGGGGACAGGACGACATCAGCACGCTCTCCGACCGGGAGACAAAAGGCGTCTCGACGAGCTGCTATGGGTCATGCCCGGGCAAATACCCCTATCGTTGCCAACCCTCGTCTGGCATGCCGGCAGGGCGTTGACATGGCAAACGATCACGGGGGCCCACAGGGTTAGCTCGTGGCGCGCTGCTTGTCCCCGCCGGCAACGGAGCAGTATCTCCCGTAGCGCACGGCTACGATGCCTTTCCGCGATGTCTCTCAACGTTTCGGTCTCTCGGCCGTGGCGACCGCGCCCCTGCCGTACTGCACGGCATGATCGCTGCCCGGTCCGTTAAAATCGGTCGGGTCCCATGCATTGGCATCGTTGAGCTGATCCTTTGGCTGAAGTGGCAGGGGGAAGCGTCGTATCCGGCCTACCAAAAGGATCACCACCAGGGATCAGAGAGGCAGAAATTTCCTAACCTTGAGCCCTCAATTATCACGCCGGTGCAGGAACTATACATCCTTCATCAGAAAGGATCGTCCGTCCCATTTACTGAGAAGAACCGGCTTGTCGAGCTTTTGCCAGCGACGATTGCGGTGACAACCTTGCGCGTAACAGTATCGCGGACACCGGTTAGCGTATGTCCACCAAATGACGTTTGCACGCGCCATTCTCGACCGTCGATGTTAGCGGAGCATTGCTGGCCCTTTGTAAGAATTGTAGCACTTGCGCATCATTGTCGACGTGTGTTGCGACGATCAGAAACGCAATCCGAAGATGCGGCGTCGAAAGCCGTTCAATGCCACCGCGATGATGATAAATGGCCAGCCGAATCGCGCCGGCACGCCAACCGTCTGGGTCGGCCTTGAGCTCGATCACCGGTGGCCCATCCGGCTTGTCAATGACAAACGGGCGGACGAAGACGGAACCGTTCTCCGAGCGTACACCGACGACGTCTCCTTCCTGAAGTTAGAGATTGAGATCCGGGCGCATCTGCACTGTACCTTTTCCAGTAACAATCGAAGCATCGCGGGGGAGAATTACATTCGTTGCAAACGTTGCGACGGCGGCTCCGCAGAGGGATCGAGATCGAGCATTTCAAGCAGCGTTCCGCGGTCCTGGACACCGAGTGGATGCAGCGCGACATGTTCCGGTTTTCTGTGGCCGTCTCTACCGTAGTGTAGTTGCAGCCCATAGGGTGAATCGTAGCGGTCAGGATAGATCGTGATGGAGTTATAAGTGAATCGGGTGTACAGGTGGATTGAAGGAAGGCGGGAGTTATGCTCGAAAGTTGTGGATGAGGGGATGAAGGAGGCGGCGTATTCTGGATGGTCTTCGCGGTCATCCATTCCTAACGAGAGGAGCGAATACGCCATGGGTGAAGATAAAGTCATTCGGTTCAAGAGTCCAGGGACACCGGGAGCCGTGGAGGATGCCTTGACCGAGGTGTTGCGGGAAGGAGCCCGGCGGTTGCTGGTGTCGGCCATCGAAGCGGAAGTAGAGTCGTTCCTCGAACAGTTTCGGGAGGAGAAGACGACCGAGGGGTTGAACCGCATGGTCCGCAATGGTCGCCTGCCGAGCCGAACGATCCAGACCGGCATCGGCGACATCGAGGTGTCGGTGCCCCGAGTCCGCGATCGGGCAGGGAAGGTCCGCTTCAGCTCGTCGATTCTGCCGCCGTACCTCAGGCGGACGAAGACGGTGGAGGGGTTGCTGCCCTGGCTGTATCTGAAGGGCATTTCGACGGGAGAGTTTCAGGAAGCCTTGACGGTGCTGTTGGGCAAGGACGCGCCGGGCTTGTCGGCCAGTACGATCAGCCGCTTGAAAGAGGCGTGGAAGGACGAGCATCAGCGCTGGTCGCGGTGTGATCTGTCAAACCGGCACTATGTGTACCTGTGGGTGGATGGTATCCATTTCGGGGTGCGGCTGGAGGAGGCGGCGCAATGCATTCTGGTGGTGGTCGGGGCGACGCCGGAAGGCAAGAAGGAACTGGTTGCCTTGTCCGATGGCTATCGGGAAAGCGAGGACTCCTGGCGGGAATTGCTGCTAGGGCTGAGGTCCCGGGGGCTGAAGATCGAGCCCCATCTGGCGATCGGCGATGGCGCCTTGGGCTTTTGGAAAGCCCTGCCGCAGGTGTTCGGCACGACCCGGCGTCAGCGCTGCTGGGTGCACAAGACGGCCAACATCCTGAACAAGCTGCCCAAGAGCCAGCAGCCCAAGGCGAAAGCCGCATTACATGAAATCTGGATGGCGGCGACCCGGCAGGAGGCGGAGAAAGCGTTCGATCATTTTCTAAGCGTGTACCGGCCCAAGTATCCCAAAGCCGTGGCATGCCTGGAGAAGGACCGTGATGCGCTGCTGACTTTCTACGATTTCCCGGCCGAGCATTGGATTCACCTGAGGACCACCAACCCCATCGAATCCACCTTTGCCACGGTGCGGCTCAGAACCACCAGGACTCGGGGCTGTGTATCCCGGGAAAGTATTCTGGCCATGGTGTTCATGCTGGTGAAAAGCGCCGAGCGACACTGGCGGAAACTGAATGGGATTCCCCGGCTGGCGCAGGTCATCGAGGGAGTCGTGTTCAAGGATGGAGTACGGGAAGACGCCGAGAAAATCGCTGCCTGATCAAATCTCCATACACAACATTTGACCATTTCTCAATGAACGGACCTTATCTCTTGAAGTTGACGACACGGTGGGCATGGGAGTAGCCTCGCATGCAAGTGTAAAAACTGACGACGGATGCAATGGGATTCGAAAACAAGTTTAGATGCTATACAGAATCTGTCTAGTGCTCTAATTAGTGATTCTGTCTAGTAACATGTTGGGCCGATCAATGGACTCGAATACGATGGATACTCCCCGACCGCATATCGTGATGCGCCCAGTCAGAGCGGACGATCAGCCGCATTTGGATAGTATACGGCAGGCGGCGTTTGCGCCTGTATTTGCTTCTTTCCGCTCGATTCTAGGCGAGGACATCTACAAGTTGGCGCAAGCGCCTAAAGATGAGAGACAGGGGGATCTTTTAGTCTCCCTGCTCGCGCCGGAGTCCGGCTGGGAGGTCTATGCCGCCGAGATGGCTGGTACTGTCGTCGGTTTCGTGGCGATCCAGCTCAATGACAAGACGCAAGTAGGGGAGATCGGGCTCAACGCGGTCCACCCGGACCAGGCGGGCAAAGGCATTGGCACGGCAATGTATCACTTCGCAATAGCGCGAATGAAGGACGCGGGCATGCGAGTTGCAACCGTTGCAACCGGCGGCGATCCCAGCCATGCTCCGGCGCGGCGGGCCTATGAGAAAGCGGGCTTTACGGTGCAAATTCCGAGTGTATGGCTATGCCGCAAGCTGTGATTGGCGCCAAGGGTGTCGGCCCAATCGGGTAACCGGGGGTTTCTAACCCCCAGTCCCCACACCACCACGGCATGCGGGTCCGCACCGGGCGGTTCACGAGAAGGGAGCCCATGACGATATCAGGCATACCCATGGGCCTTCATCCACAGATCACGGATCGAGATCAGCCCTTGGGTTTTCAGCCATTGATTAGTCATCCCGGTCTGAGTCGCCAGCGTCCGGGACAGGCGCCAGTAGCTTTCGCTGCTGATCGCCGTCAGGATCGCTTGGCGCTTGCTCGTCCCCAGGCTCAACAGGTTCCTCACCTTGGTACGCACGTAACGCCACTGTTTCCAATAGCACATCCGCACCCGGCGTCGCAGCCAATGGTCAAGTTCGGGGATCGGGCGGTAGTAGTCCGAAATGCCAAAATAACCCATCCAACCGCGGATGTACTGGGCGAGCTTATGAAACCGGTAGGCCATCGAGACACCCCAGCTTCTTCCGGTCAGTTTCCGGATGTTGTGCTTGAAGTCCTCGAAGGCTCGGTCGGAGACCAGCGCAGCTTGGTTCCCCGGAAGGTGAATCCGAGAAATTCGGCGTCATTGACCTTGACCACCCGGCTCTTCTGCTCGTTGACCACCAATTTGAGCTTGCGGGTCAGGAAGCTCGTCACGCTCGCCTTGACCCGCTCGCCCGCGCGTTGGCTTTTGACCAGAATCAGCAGGTCGTCCGCATAGCGGACGAACCGGTGACCCCGCCGCTCCAGTTCCTTGTCCAGATCATCCAAGAGGATATTTCCGAGCAACGGAGAAAGCGGGCCGCCTTGCGGCGTCCCCAGTTCCGTGGGCTGAATGGATTCTCCAACCAGAACGCCCGTCCGCAGATAGCGGCCTATCAGTTTCAGCAACCGCTTATCGCTGAGCTTGCGGGCCACACGGGCCATCAAGACATCGTGTTGAACGTGGTCGAAAAATTTCGCCAAGTCCAAATCGACAACGATTCGGTAGCCTTCCCCAATGTGCCGCTGTACCTGCCTGAGCGCTCCATGGGCGGAGCGTCCCAGTCGGAAGCCGAAACTCGACTCGGAAAAGTCCGGATCGAAAATCGGCGTCAATACCTGGGCGATGGCCTGCTGGATCACCCGGTCCACGACGGTCGGGATGCCCAGCAGTCGCTCACCGCCTCCCGGCTTCGGGATCGACACCCGACGTACCGGTTGAGGCTGATAGCGGCCATCGCTCAATTGCTGGCGGATTTCGGCCCAATTCGAACGTGCAAACTCGGCGAAGTCTTCGATGCGCAGCCCGTCGATGCCGGGCGCGCCCCGATTAGCCTTCACCCGCTTCCAGGCCCGTCGCAAGTTCTCAGGGTCCAAGACCCGCACCATCAGATCATCGTGCAAGGCTGGCTGCATGACACAACGCCGGCTATCGGCTCCCCCGGTCGGGTTCATGGTCGATGCCGAGTCCATCATGGCTCCTCCTTGTCTTCTCGTGTTCGGCCCTTCACCGTCCGGCCTTCCCGACCGGCGCGGCTACTATGGCCTCGGCTGACTTCTGCCCGGTCACGCCCCGCGTTACCGCAGAGCGCGCTGCCGGAAACAGACGGTAGGGTCCGGTGGTTTCCCCACGGCTTTCGCCGTGGCCCTCAGTCCGGCTCCCATAGCCTGAACCGGCCGCCGGCCGGACAGATCTCCCCGAATAAGAACATGAACTTTCGGTGCACAACCGGCGCATTACCCTATCTCCCGTACCCGGTGGGCTTCGTCATCTTGTGCTGACTCACCCGGAGACTGAGCCTTCTATGCGATTTCTGTTCGTCGGCTCGCACCTTTGCGCTCCGGCTTCCTTCAGACATCCCCTCGCGGGTTTGCCCTTGCCTTCGGCTAGTGGTTATAGTCGTCCACAGCGTGGACATTTCAGGTACTCCCACAGGGGACTTTCACCCCACCAGTTCATGCCCATGTCGGGCGTACACAAGTCACTCAACGGGAAACCGCCCTACTGCGGTTCCCCAGGGTTTAAGGGGCTTGTTGGCCTTCCGGCTTCGGTGGGGTTCCGCTGGGGTGGTTCCCGTTACCTTCGTCGTTAGGCTGGGGCACACTTTCAATATTTGCGGAGGTTTCGCATGGCACAAAACCAAAATGAATCCACCCCGGAAGGCGCCGAAAAGCTTTTGCAGCAGCAAATTGAATGGATAACATTAACGAACTCAAACCTTGGGGCACAACAAAAACAGATTGTCGGCCTTTCTGCCTCGCTCCAAATCGTGATTGAGGTAATGCTTTCCCAATCCACGGACCAAAAAAACGCTGTTGCCCAAGCTTTAGAACAAGTGCTTTCAAGACCCGGAGCGGTGGCAAATGAGTTTGCGCGAGAATTTCTTTCTTCGGTTCAGAAAGATGCATCTCTCCCATCGCGGACGACACCAGACACCAGAAGGTCGACGGTCTTGGATGCACATTGTGAGTCCCGATAAATCCGACGAGCCTTAATTATTAATGGTCCAAACTCTTTCACGTTGCCCATCTGCGTTATCTCCATGCCTAACAAGGCGCTGCACCGGAACCCGCCGCATCCGGTTCGTTTGCTTGAGACTCACCAGGGCGGGTCCGGTGAGCTTGATCATTGGGCAGCAGCGCTCGTGGGAGGCCGTTATGGAGTTCCGGAAGACTGTCCCGCTCCCTCCCCCGGCCCCCCCGGCCACCGGTCTGATCAGGAGATAGGCATGCGTGCACTGTTGGCGGCTGTTGGAACACGGGGCGATGTGCAGCCTGCGCTCGCGTTGGCACTCGAGCTGCGAAAGCTCGGGCACGCGGTACGACTGTGCATATCGCCGAATTTCGTCGACTGGGCCAAGCGCCTCGGGCTCGAGGCAGTTCCAATGGGAGTCGAGATGCGCATGCCTTCGCAGAGATCCGGTGCGGCACCGGTGCTCACCCCGGAGGAGCTACGCCGGATGCGCGAATCGATGCCCGACCTCATCACGGACCAGTTCGAGACCATTGGCGCCGCCGTTGATGGTTGCGATGTCATCGTCGGCGCCAACGCGCACCAGTACGCGGCGCCGTCGATCGCCGAGCATGCAGGCATTGGCTGCGTGACAGCTGTCTACGCCCCGGTTGCGATCCCCTCGACCGACCTCGCACCGCCACCGCCCCCGGGGCAGACCATCGACACCGGCGGGCCCGCGGGCGTCGAGGAGCAGTGGCGCAACGCAGCCAGGGCCTGGAACGAGCGCGCGCTCGAGCGCATCAATCAGAACCGCGGCCGGCTTGGCATGGCCCCGATCGATGACGTGCTCGACTACGTCCTCACGGACCACCCCTGGCTTGCTGCCGATCCCGTACTCGCCCCGGTTCCAGCTACTCCTGGTCGGAAGATCTTCCAGCCGGGCACGTGGGTGTTCGCCGATGGCGCCCCTCTCCCCGCGGACCTCGAAGCGTTCCTCGAACGTGGAGAGCCGCCTGTCTTTGCCGGCTTCGGCAGCATGCCCGTCGCAGGCGCTGTGGCTCGTCGACTGGTTGGCGCCGCCCGGGCCGTGGGCCGCAGAATCATCGTCTCGAGAGGCTGGGCCGATCTCGGACTCGTCGACGATGCGCCCGACTGCATCGCCGTGGGCGATGTGAACCACGAAGTCCTCTTTCCGCGAGTCGCTGCAGTCGTCCATCACGGCGGCGCAGGTACCACCGCCGCAGCCGCCCGCGCCGGCGTCCCCCAGGTCATCACGCCGATGTTCAGTGACCAGTTCTACTGGGCCAGCCGAGTCGTGGAGCTCGGTGTCGGAGCCACGACCTCGCACTCCACCATGACGGAGGAGTCCATCGCCGGCGCACTCCGGGACGCCCTCGATCCAACTGTGGTGATTCGGGCGCGCACGCTCGCCAGGCAGATCGGCCGCGATGGGGCTGCGATTGCAGCGCGGCAGCTCGCGGAGGCATACGGCGAGAGGTCGGGGTAGCGCAGAGATGAAGCTGCCCAGCAAGCTATTGCAGGGGACGGTCGCCTGCGGCGCCCGCCGCTGAACGGCAGGTTAGGGCGAGGGAAACATCATGCGATTTCACGCGCCATCGGTATCCGCCTCGGCGGAGGGCGACTACTATCAACTCTGGCTTGGTCCCGAGGAGTCGGAGGAAGAGGAAGGCAACCCGTACGAGGCGAAAATCCCCTAATTGATAGCTCAGCGTCAGTTTGAGATGCCTGATCGTGGGCGGCACTACATTGAGACTCGCGATGAGGGCTACACTGGCCACTTCCCGCTACGGTTGACCGAATTTAGTCGCACGCGCCTTGCATTCGAGATCGTGAGAAAGACCAACGGTCACGTTGACGTGTCGTTTGCGCTGAATGCCTTGGAGTTTGAAGAGGTGCGATGCGTAGCGGAAATAGTCTTTGGTCTGAGGGAACCCGAGCCGGGCGAGGATGACAACGCGCTCTGACAGTGCGCTCAACCTGACCACCCAAGAGCGTCGCTCTTGAGTTCCCGCAGCCCTTCGCTCGTCGGCGAGGAGTTAGCGGGAGCGTTCTAATCACTGCCTGACGTTGAGAGACCGGTCTTGTCAATGAAACAGACGTTCCCTTGCATTTGGCCACTGGCAGGTCATGGCCGTGACCGGCCCGTCTGTAGAGGTCGTACCGCCAGTCAAGGCAATCTTAGTTGCAAATAATTCCGGTCCGCGGTGGATGATTGCAGGTCGGCGCGGTGGATTGGGCATACGACAACGATTCCTTCATTTTTGGGCCATAAGGCCACGGGGCTTTAAAATCTGAGCGATCAAGTCGCGTTGGCAAGCAGTCACCAGCTCCGTCCTGAGTCATCCACCGAAACCATATCCGCTTTGATGAAGCAATTGCGCAAGTCCGCCATGCGCTCTGCCTCGGCGTATATCTCCTCGTAGATGATGCGGTCGAGCTCCTCATCGGTGCTGTAGGGGATCGAAAGGGCATACTCCCAACCCTTCTTGTCCGGTTTTTCCATGGCAAAACGGCTGAGCACGGACTGCTCAATCTCCTGTCGTGCCTTGCCCTTCCCGCGCACGAACTTGCTGTTGTTCTCCACCCGCAGCCACAGCTTCACTTTCATGACCTTGGAGAGCGGTGTGGGCGGGTTATTCTTGAGTTATGCTCGAAAGTTGTGGATGAGGGGATGAAGGAGGCGGCGTATTCTGGATGGTCTTCGCGGTCATCCATTCCTAACGAGAGGAGCGAATACGCCATGGGTGAAGATAAAGTCATTCGGTTGAAGAGTCCAGGGACACCGGGAGCCGTGGAGGATCCCTTGACCGAGGTGTTGCGGGAAGGAGCCCGGCGGTTGCTGGTGTCGGCCATCGAAGCGGAAGTAGAGTCGTTCCTCGAACAGTTTCGGGAGGAGAAGACGACCGAGGGGTTGAACCGCATGGTCCGCAATGGTCGCCTGCCGAGCCGAACGATCCAGACCGGCATCGGCGACATCGAGGTGTCGGTGCCCCGAGTCCGCGATCGGGCAGGGAAGGTCCGCTTCAGCTCGTCGATTCTGCCGCCGTA
Protein-coding regions in this window:
- a CDS encoding DUF6311 domain-containing protein; this translates as MLSPYFYSSSFPLFKKEIPFGWRLIVALLLALALAPAVFSWPVMSGSSSAIAFPKGDQAACFAGAFYFYQDIWRFPLLNVRVPGIETPLNIVFTDSLPLLALPFKLWFKLTGQMVNYTVIWLWICVFGQAIGALLLLEHLQLRRIPETIAGIVLAIVMPSFLFRYWLWHLALCGQFVLIFGLVMYFRYDRPDRFAAVVAAWTALLVGALLIHPYIFAMEIPFFLLYGARKAALSQLGLRHAVALGLCVISVVMGIMLTFGYVTVGRSIMRPDSGFGWFSMNLLAPLGAMGKSGLLPDSGHFATGGSPGQVEGFNYFGLGLLLGTIPALFALVGRHGVAQRAALYRQWPLAAMALVLTAFAVSNRIYLGHYLVLDYTVPHFLENITGTFRSSGRFFWPVGYIVLAAVLMGIARGFKPHISGWIFLLMASLQWLDTSELRRVVVAEKPASAISADPTWQHLVATHPGIALYPPTQCLTVKPEILASYSEEFQMLAARYGRRINSIHSARSTTDCEKYQDFLLKSDLPHDTLVVLFPPYDWAFVENKGWARYCHQYGEFLYCALS
- a CDS encoding IS1/IS1595 family N-terminal zinc-binding domain-containing protein, translating into MNTESFQRLMVELEGLTDEQRRCVAERVKTLSEQADSARLIAERLGAPTACAHCGNADVVRHGHSAGHQRYLCKACERTFQALTGTPVLHLRDREKWLAYA
- a CDS encoding IS1595 family transposase; amino-acid sequence: MSQGMTIRATAKAVGLSVDRAFRWRHRFLGFLSEQRPTGLTGVVEADETVFRRSFKGQRKSLPRAAKKRGGPAPKSQEGERVSVLVAMQRGTRRATDHVLDDLSARTMTAALRPEIAPDAVLSTDGNPSYRVVAANLGIDAGCFVAGYDGPGGDGVWHVQNVNAYDSRLKGWMGRFHGVATKYLGNYLGWRRLLDRFQDSVTSQQFLFHALQPEYVNS
- a CDS encoding IS256 family transposase, whose protein sequence is MGEDKVIRFKSPGTPGAVEDALTEVLREGARRLLVSAIEAEVESFLEQFREEKTTEGLNRMVRNGRLPSRTIQTGIGDIEVSVPRVRDRAGKVRFSSSILPPYLRRTKTVEGLLPWLYLKGISTGEFQEALTVLLGKDAPGLSASTISRLKEAWKDEHQRWSRCDLSNRHYVYLWVDGIHFGVRLEEAAQCILVVVGATPEGKKELVALSDGYRESEDSWRELLLGLRSRGLKIEPHLAIGDGALGFWKALPQVFGTTRRQRCWVHKTANILNKLPKSQQPKAKAALHEIWMAATRQEAEKAFDHFLSVYRPKYPKAVACLEKDRDALLTFYDFPAEHWIHLRTTNPIESTFATVRLRTTRTRGCVSRESILAMVFMLVKSAERHWRKLNGIPRLAQVIEGVVFKDGVREDAEKIAA
- a CDS encoding GNAT family N-acetyltransferase, translating into MDTPRPHIVMRPVRADDQPHLDSIRQAAFAPVFASFRSILGEDIYKLAQAPKDERQGDLLVSLLAPESGWEVYAAEMAGTVVGFVAIQLNDKTQVGEIGLNAVHPDQAGKGIGTAMYHFAIARMKDAGMRVATVATGGDPSHAPARRAYEKAGFTVQIPSVWLCRKL
- a CDS encoding glycosyltransferase, with translation MRALLAAVGTRGDVQPALALALELRKLGHAVRLCISPNFVDWAKRLGLEAVPMGVEMRMPSQRSGAAPVLTPEELRRMRESMPDLITDQFETIGAAVDGCDVIVGANAHQYAAPSIAEHAGIGCVTAVYAPVAIPSTDLAPPPPPGQTIDTGGPAGVEEQWRNAARAWNERALERINQNRGRLGMAPIDDVLDYVLTDHPWLAADPVLAPVPATPGRKIFQPGTWVFADGAPLPADLEAFLERGEPPVFAGFGSMPVAGAVARRLVGAARAVGRRIIVSRGWADLGLVDDAPDCIAVGDVNHEVLFPRVAAVVHHGGAGTTAAAARAGVPQVITPMFSDQFYWASRVVELGVGATTSHSTMTEESIAGALRDALDPTVVIRARTLARQIGRDGAAIAARQLAEAYGERSG